One window of the Mycobacterium haemophilum DSM 44634 genome contains the following:
- a CDS encoding PucR family transcriptional regulator, whose protein sequence is MRVAGVGLGQLLLALDATMVSLVDAPRGLDLPVGSAALIDSDDVRLGLAAATGAADVFFLLGIPQQEQAEALRWLHQQARRAPVAIFVKEPSNTLVSTAVAAGSAVVAVEPRARWERLYQLVNHVFEHHQPSLGDRGDPADDSGTDLFGLAQSLADRIHGMVSIEDAQSHVLAYSASNDEADELRRMSILGRAGPPEHLEWIGQWGIFDALRAGGEVVRVGERPELGLRPRLAIGIHRPPIAPRRPPVFAGAIWVQQGAQPLADDAEEILRGAAVLAARIMSRLAATPSTHARRLQQLLGLGDMEVSPADTAAVIARELGLAAEGNAALIGFDGDAEHTGNRHARPADVLALSASAFRRDAQVASQGSRIYVLLPDTTTTRSVTSWVRGAIGALQTELGVALRAAIAAPIAGLSGVAAARVEVDRVLDSAERHPVSIDQVTSVAEARTTVLLDEIITLIGTDERLVDPRVHDLRSRDPMLTQTLRAYLDSFGDIAAAAQRLHVHPNTVRYRVRRIEQLLSTSLADPDVRLLFSLGLRVTERSA, encoded by the coding sequence ATGCGGGTGGCCGGTGTTGGGCTGGGCCAGCTGCTGCTTGCGTTGGACGCGACCATGGTCAGCCTGGTTGACGCGCCGCGGGGCCTAGACCTTCCGGTGGGCTCGGCGGCGCTGATCGACTCCGATGATGTGCGTCTAGGCCTGGCCGCGGCGACGGGTGCGGCCGACGTGTTCTTCCTGCTGGGCATCCCCCAGCAGGAGCAAGCCGAAGCATTGCGGTGGCTCCACCAGCAAGCACGGCGCGCGCCGGTGGCTATTTTTGTCAAGGAGCCGTCCAACACATTGGTGTCCACGGCGGTCGCGGCCGGATCAGCGGTGGTGGCCGTGGAGCCGCGGGCCCGGTGGGAGCGGCTCTACCAGCTGGTGAACCACGTCTTCGAACATCACCAGCCGTCTTTGGGGGACCGCGGCGACCCCGCGGACGACTCGGGTACCGATCTGTTCGGTTTGGCGCAGTCCCTGGCCGACCGCATCCACGGCATGGTCAGCATCGAAGACGCCCAGTCACATGTCCTCGCCTACTCGGCCTCCAACGACGAAGCCGACGAGCTGCGACGCATGTCCATCCTTGGACGTGCCGGCCCGCCAGAACATTTGGAGTGGATCGGCCAATGGGGCATCTTCGATGCACTCCGGGCCGGCGGCGAAGTAGTGCGCGTCGGCGAGCGCCCGGAATTGGGTCTGCGTCCTAGGCTGGCGATCGGGATCCATCGACCGCCGATCGCGCCGCGGCGACCACCGGTGTTTGCCGGCGCGATCTGGGTGCAGCAAGGCGCACAGCCGTTGGCCGACGACGCCGAAGAGATACTGCGGGGGGCGGCGGTGTTAGCGGCCCGAATCATGTCGCGGCTGGCAGCTACACCCTCCACACACGCGCGGCGGCTGCAGCAACTGCTGGGTCTCGGCGACATGGAGGTTTCGCCAGCCGACACCGCGGCTGTCATCGCCCGCGAACTCGGCCTCGCCGCCGAGGGGAACGCCGCGCTGATCGGCTTCGACGGGGACGCTGAGCACACTGGGAACCGCCATGCGCGACCGGCTGACGTCTTGGCATTGAGCGCCAGCGCTTTTCGCCGTGACGCCCAGGTCGCCTCTCAGGGATCGCGGATCTACGTGCTGTTACCAGACACCACGACGACGCGCTCGGTTACCTCGTGGGTCCGCGGCGCGATCGGGGCACTGCAAACCGAGCTAGGCGTAGCCTTGCGGGCCGCCATCGCCGCGCCCATCGCTGGTTTGTCCGGCGTTGCTGCGGCACGTGTCGAAGTCGACCGCGTGCTCGATAGCGCTGAGCGCCACCCGGTCTCGATTGATCAGGTGACATCCGTGGCCGAAGCGCGGACCACCGTCTTACTCGACGAGATCATCACCTTGATTGGCACCGACGAACGGCTGGTCGACCCGCGGGTGCACGACCTACGGTCGCGGGATCCGATGCTGACCCAGACCCTACGAGCGTACCTGGACAGCTTCGGCGACATCGCCGCTGCCGCGCAGCGGCTGCACGTGCATCCCAACACTGTGCGTTACCGGGTCCGGCGGATTGAGCAGCTGCTGTCGACATCGCTCGCTGATCCTGATGTGCGGCTGCTCTTTTCGCTAGGACTGCGGGTCACGGAGCGTTCGGCTTAG
- the fadD21 gene encoding fatty-acid--AMP ligase FAAL21/FadD21 yields the protein MHNSSVLSLLRERAGLQPDDVAFSFTDYEQDWAGVRESLTWAQLYQRTLNVAHELRRHGSMGDRAVILAPQGLEYIVAFLGAMQAGFIAVPLSVPQAGSHDERVGAVLADTSPSVVLTTSAVAEAVADYVRQPNTDAVPTIIEVDSPNLDAENPSSIRLTGAPSTAYLQYTSGSTRLPAGVMITHRNLMVNFQQLMADYFAPTNGAAPPDLTIVSWLPFYHDMGLVLGVVAPILGGWRGELTSPIAFLQRPARWIQALATSSHPFSGGPNFAFELAARRTSDADMAGLDLGACQGILSGSERVHPATLNRFSDRFAPFNFRDDMLLPSYGLAEGTVYAASRPKGGSPEVVYFEPEKLSEGTVERCDARSGAPLLSYGTPKSPIVRIVDSETCLECPAGTVGEIWLHGDNVAEGYWHKPEETQRTFGGTVANPSPGTPEGPWLRTGDLGFISEDELFIVGRMKDLLIVYGRNHYPEDIESTVQQITGGRVAAISVPVDETEKLVTIIEVKKRGDSDEEAMQKLAAVKNDVTAAISKAHGLNVADLVLVPPGSIPTTTSGKIRRAACVEQYRRQQFSRLDG from the coding sequence ATGCACAACTCGTCCGTCCTCTCCCTCCTGCGCGAACGTGCTGGTCTGCAGCCCGACGATGTCGCGTTCAGCTTCACCGACTACGAGCAGGATTGGGCGGGCGTCCGCGAATCGCTGACCTGGGCGCAGCTGTATCAGCGAACCTTGAACGTTGCGCACGAGCTCAGGCGGCACGGCTCGATGGGAGACCGGGCCGTGATATTGGCTCCCCAGGGTCTGGAGTACATCGTCGCGTTCCTGGGCGCGATGCAGGCCGGCTTTATCGCGGTTCCGCTGTCGGTGCCGCAAGCCGGCTCCCATGACGAACGTGTGGGTGCGGTGCTTGCCGACACCTCGCCCTCGGTCGTCCTGACGACGTCTGCGGTTGCCGAAGCAGTCGCCGACTACGTTCGTCAACCGAACACCGACGCCGTCCCGACGATCATCGAAGTCGATTCACCAAATCTGGACGCCGAGAATCCATCGAGTATTCGGCTCACCGGTGCGCCGAGCACGGCGTACCTGCAGTACACCTCGGGCTCGACCCGCCTGCCAGCCGGAGTCATGATCACGCACCGGAACCTTATGGTGAATTTCCAACAGCTGATGGCTGACTACTTCGCGCCTACCAACGGCGCGGCGCCACCTGATCTCACCATCGTGTCGTGGCTGCCGTTCTACCACGATATGGGCTTGGTTCTCGGCGTCGTCGCACCCATCCTGGGCGGCTGGCGCGGCGAGCTCACAAGTCCCATCGCGTTCCTGCAACGTCCGGCCAGGTGGATCCAAGCGCTGGCCACCAGCAGCCACCCGTTTTCGGGAGGGCCGAACTTCGCCTTCGAATTGGCTGCACGCCGGACATCAGACGCCGATATGGCCGGCCTCGATCTCGGCGCCTGCCAGGGCATCCTCAGCGGCAGTGAACGAGTCCACCCCGCCACGCTCAATCGGTTCTCCGATCGGTTTGCCCCATTCAATTTCCGCGACGACATGCTGCTGCCCTCCTACGGGTTAGCCGAAGGAACTGTCTATGCCGCCAGCCGCCCTAAGGGGGGCTCGCCGGAGGTCGTTTATTTCGAACCCGAGAAGCTGTCGGAAGGCACCGTGGAACGGTGCGACGCACGCAGTGGCGCGCCGCTGCTGAGCTACGGCACGCCGAAGTCGCCGATAGTGCGAATCGTGGATTCCGAGACGTGCCTCGAGTGCCCAGCAGGAACGGTAGGTGAAATCTGGCTACATGGCGACAACGTCGCCGAAGGCTATTGGCATAAACCAGAGGAGACCCAACGTACCTTCGGCGGAACGGTGGCCAACCCCTCGCCGGGCACGCCCGAGGGACCGTGGCTGAGGACCGGAGACCTCGGATTCATTTCCGAGGATGAGCTGTTCATCGTGGGCCGTATGAAAGATCTGCTGATCGTGTATGGGCGCAACCACTACCCCGAGGACATCGAATCGACGGTCCAGCAGATCACCGGTGGTCGGGTCGCGGCGATATCCGTCCCGGTTGATGAGACCGAGAAATTGGTCACCATTATCGAAGTCAAAAAGCGCGGCGATTCCGATGAGGAGGCGATGCAGAAGCTCGCCGCCGTCAAGAACGACGTCACCGCGGCGATATCCAAGGCGCACGGCCTAAACGTCGCGGACCTCGTTCTGGTACCACCGGGGTCGATTCCCACCACGACGAGCGGCAAGATCAGACGGGCCGCCTGTGTCGAGCAGTACCGGCGACAGCAGTTCTCCCGGTTGGACGGCTAA
- a CDS encoding GAP family protein: MWITILVMAVAVSLEPFRIGMTVLMLNRPRPMLQLLAFLCGGFAMGMTVGFVVLFVFRRRLMASTQFTLPKVQILIGVLALLVAAVLAVKVAVNREQPAESPVDSASGPPKLSKWAPRPLARLLNGGSLWVAGVAGLGIALPSVDYLAALAVILASDAAATAQVGALLMFNVVAFALIEIPLAAYLLAPDATRAWMAALNDWIRSRRRLEVATLLAGVGCVLLAVGTAGL, encoded by the coding sequence ATGTGGATCACTATCCTGGTGATGGCCGTCGCAGTGAGCCTCGAACCGTTCCGGATCGGCATGACGGTACTGATGCTGAACAGACCCAGACCGATGCTGCAACTGCTCGCATTCCTGTGCGGCGGATTCGCGATGGGGATGACCGTGGGTTTCGTTGTGTTGTTCGTCTTTCGCCGCAGACTCATGGCCTCAACACAATTCACGTTGCCCAAGGTGCAAATTCTGATCGGTGTGCTGGCTCTGTTGGTCGCCGCCGTACTGGCCGTGAAGGTCGCCGTCAACCGCGAGCAACCAGCGGAGTCTCCGGTCGATAGCGCTTCGGGCCCGCCGAAACTGTCAAAGTGGGCACCAAGACCGCTCGCAAGACTGTTGAATGGGGGTTCGCTCTGGGTCGCGGGCGTGGCCGGCCTGGGGATCGCGCTGCCGTCTGTGGACTATTTGGCCGCCCTTGCTGTCATTTTGGCCTCCGACGCCGCAGCCACGGCACAAGTCGGGGCACTACTGATGTTCAACGTCGTAGCCTTCGCGCTGATAGAGATCCCGCTCGCCGCCTACCTGCTGGCGCCCGATGCGACGCGGGCATGGATGGCGGCGCTCAACGACTGGATCCGATCACGCCGCCGTCTCGAAGTTGCCACTTTGCTGGCCGGAGTCGGCTGCGTCCTGCTCGCAGTCGGCACAGCTGGGCTGTGA
- a CDS encoding PE-PPE domain-containing protein: MKRLLAAALAALTVGTAGGFGPAVASAEPGTPWEPWLPPSPVPVREDSPAKVVYALGGARPPTFDWDYYTIRAGEGFFPDIKRKLIDYPAGAPFRYVPTFLVPGPRDEVTIGEAIAVATKNLNQAIHQGTEPGAVVGLSQGSLALDTEQARLATDPTAPPPDQLTFNTFGDPSGYQGFGKSVLASIFRPGDYIPLIDYTMPPHVDSQYDSNRIVAAYDGLSDFPDRADNLLAQLNCAAGAAISHTPSAFLNPGDVPPQNIKTTVNSRGAKTTTYFIPLNHLPLTLPLRYLGWSDALVDQIDAVLQPKIDAAYAYNDNPFDKPISVDPVNGMDPITSIDPGLRDSILDAFAQVRSILPPPPG, translated from the coding sequence ATGAAGCGACTGCTGGCTGCGGCCCTTGCCGCCTTGACCGTGGGTACGGCCGGTGGATTTGGCCCGGCCGTCGCCTCAGCCGAGCCCGGGACACCATGGGAACCATGGCTGCCACCCAGCCCGGTTCCGGTGCGTGAGGACTCGCCCGCCAAAGTCGTCTATGCGCTGGGCGGCGCGAGACCGCCGACCTTTGACTGGGACTACTACACCATCCGGGCCGGCGAGGGTTTCTTTCCGGACATCAAGCGCAAGCTCATCGACTACCCCGCCGGGGCCCCTTTTCGCTATGTGCCGACGTTTTTGGTGCCGGGGCCTCGAGACGAGGTGACTATCGGCGAGGCGATTGCCGTAGCGACGAAAAACCTAAACCAAGCCATTCACCAGGGAACCGAGCCGGGCGCCGTCGTCGGCTTGTCCCAGGGCAGCCTTGCGCTCGACACCGAACAGGCGCGGCTCGCCACTGACCCGACGGCGCCACCACCAGACCAGTTGACGTTCAACACCTTCGGTGATCCGTCGGGATACCAAGGATTCGGCAAGAGCGTGCTTGCCAGCATCTTCCGACCTGGTGACTATATCCCGCTGATCGACTACACGATGCCCCCGCACGTGGACAGCCAGTACGACAGCAACCGAATTGTCGCCGCCTACGATGGGCTGTCCGACTTTCCTGACCGGGCAGACAACCTATTAGCTCAGCTGAATTGCGCCGCCGGGGCAGCAATCTCGCACACCCCATCGGCGTTCCTCAATCCTGGCGATGTGCCCCCGCAGAACATCAAGACCACTGTTAACTCACGGGGCGCCAAGACGACGACGTATTTCATTCCTCTGAATCATCTTCCGTTGACGTTGCCGCTGCGCTACCTTGGCTGGTCCGACGCTTTGGTGGATCAAATCGATGCGGTGCTGCAGCCGAAAATCGATGCCGCGTATGCGTACAACGACAATCCGTTCGACAAGCCGATTTCTGTAGATCCAGTGAACGGTATGGACCCGATCACCAGCATCGACCCGGGGCTCCGCGACAGCATCCTCGATGCCTTCGCCCAGGTTCGCTCGATCCTCCCGCCACCCCCAGGCTGA
- a CDS encoding PE family protein, with amino-acid sequence MSFLSTAPEALNDAATETRKIRAEAVTVDAAAAPTITAVVAPAPDPDSQRAAEHLVRHAQQYSETIAAAAAILEEFALALDAGADQYTATEADNAKTMS; translated from the coding sequence ATGTCATTTCTGAGTACAGCCCCCGAGGCATTGAACGACGCGGCTACGGAGACACGAAAGATTCGTGCTGAGGCGGTTACCGTTGATGCTGCGGCGGCCCCAACGATAACCGCTGTGGTGGCTCCCGCGCCCGATCCGGACTCACAAAGGGCGGCAGAACATCTAGTCCGGCACGCGCAGCAGTATTCGGAGACCATCGCTGCGGCGGCGGCGATTCTTGAGGAGTTTGCGCTCGCCTTGGACGCCGGTGCCGATCAGTATACGGCCACCGAGGCCGACAACGCCAAGACCATGAGCTAA
- a CDS encoding PPE family protein yields MPYLSPEIIADYMRVSPNVVSMGRASRQWRLLREEIMDLESRFNRMLVGLTAQWSGPVGLQMIEAAKPFLRWLNDLSVKLFETKEQIARIIGAYAHVYHTVVPTARINANRTRRAQLLVNDPLGQNAAEIAQLDEQYLRFWAHNGRAWERYRSELSDALSQITPFPLPPPIANNTESVQPIRTDTSVSDSSASSSG; encoded by the coding sequence ATGCCGTATTTGTCACCGGAGATCATCGCCGACTACATGCGTGTCAGCCCAAATGTTGTCTCAATGGGGCGCGCCTCTCGCCAGTGGAGGTTGTTGCGTGAGGAGATCATGGACCTCGAGTCGAGGTTCAACCGCATGCTGGTCGGTCTAACAGCACAGTGGTCCGGTCCCGTGGGGCTGCAGATGATTGAGGCGGCCAAGCCATTTCTACGATGGCTGAATGACCTCAGCGTCAAGCTCTTTGAGACCAAGGAGCAGATCGCCCGCATCATCGGTGCCTATGCGCATGTATATCACACTGTGGTGCCCACGGCGCGGATCAACGCTAACCGTACGCGGAGGGCGCAGCTACTGGTCAATGACCCGCTCGGGCAAAACGCTGCCGAGATCGCGCAACTCGACGAACAATACCTGCGGTTCTGGGCCCACAACGGTCGGGCGTGGGAAAGGTATAGGTCTGAGTTGTCGGACGCGTTGTCGCAGATAACTCCGTTTCCGCTGCCGCCGCCGATCGCCAACAACACCGAGTCGGTCCAGCCGATTCGTACAGACACGTCGGTCTCTGATTCCTCGGCATCGTCAAGTGGCTGA
- a CDS encoding PPE family protein — MPNLPPETIANYLRVGPGPTSMGRAACQWRVLRAEIIDLESRFNHMLLSLTAQWSGPIATQVIEAAKALLRWLNDLSVKLFEIKEQIFRIICAYLNAYHTVVPTARINANRTRRAQLLVNDPLGQNAHEIAQLDEQYLRFWAHNGRVWERYRSELSDALSQITPFPLPPPIANNTGLVQPVRTDTSVFDSSASSSG; from the coding sequence ATGCCGAATCTGCCACCGGAGACCATCGCCAACTACCTGCGTGTCGGCCCGGGTCCTACCTCGATGGGGCGCGCCGCTTGCCAGTGGAGAGTGTTGCGTGCGGAGATCATCGACCTCGAGTCGAGGTTCAACCACATGCTGCTCTCTCTGACAGCACAGTGGTCGGGTCCCATAGCAACGCAGGTGATTGAGGCAGCCAAGGCACTTCTGCGATGGCTGAATGACCTCAGTGTCAAGCTATTTGAGATCAAGGAGCAGATCTTTCGCATCATCTGCGCCTATTTGAATGCGTATCACACTGTGGTGCCCACGGCGCGGATCAACGCTAACCGTACGCGGAGGGCGCAGCTACTGGTCAATGACCCGCTCGGGCAAAACGCTCACGAGATCGCGCAACTCGACGAACAATACCTGCGGTTCTGGGCCCACAACGGTCGGGTGTGGGAAAGGTATAGGTCTGAGTTGTCGGACGCGTTGTCGCAGATAACTCCGTTTCCGCTGCCGCCGCCGATCGCCAACAACACCGGGTTGGTCCAGCCGGTTCGCACGGACACGTCGGTCTTTGATTCGTCGGCATCGTCAAGCGGTTGA
- a CDS encoding PE family protein, translated as MSFLTTAPPVLTEAAAYVRKICDEAATVDAGAAPTITAVVAPAPDPDSQKAAAHLVRYAQEFRETLAEAAVILAEFASALDAAAAQYATAEADSAKTMG; from the coding sequence ATGTCTTTTCTGACCACAGCCCCTCCGGTATTGACGGAAGCGGCTGCGTACGTGCGAAAAATTTGTGACGAGGCGGCGACCGTCGATGCTGGGGCGGCCCCAACGATAACCGCTGTGGTTGCTCCCGCGCCCGATCCGGACTCGCAAAAGGCGGCAGCGCATCTAGTCCGGTACGCGCAGGAGTTTCGGGAGACCCTCGCTGAGGCGGCGGTGATTCTTGCGGAGTTTGCGTCCGCCTTGGACGCCGCTGCTGCTCAGTATGCGACCGCCGAGGCCGACAGCGCCAAGACCATGGGCTAA
- a CDS encoding PPE family protein yields the protein MPDLRAETITNYTRVGPGPASMQRAADEWGSLSEELLDFKSSFNQMLVSLTEEWSGPVAMQMIEATKPFLTWLDDLGQQLVETQNQIERIIRGYWRAHRDVVPPTAIRGNLTRRAQLLNNPLGVNTYGITLLDQQYQQFCTHNGQVWNRYRARLADASSRLAPWPSPPSITNNTESVQPVRTDTSVSGSSASSSG from the coding sequence ATGCCGGATCTACGAGCGGAGACCATCACCAACTACACGCGTGTGGGCCCGGGTCCTGCCTCGATGCAGCGCGCCGCCGACGAGTGGGGGTCGTTGAGCGAGGAGCTACTGGACTTCAAGTCGTCATTCAACCAAATGCTCGTCAGTCTGACAGAAGAGTGGTCGGGTCCCGTGGCGATGCAGATGATTGAGGCAACCAAGCCGTTTCTAACGTGGCTGGATGACCTCGGTCAGCAGCTCGTTGAGACACAAAATCAGATCGAGCGCATCATCAGGGGCTATTGGCGTGCACATCGCGATGTGGTGCCCCCAACGGCAATCCGCGGTAACTTAACCCGGCGAGCGCAGCTGCTCAATAACCCGCTCGGGGTAAACACCTACGGAATCACGCTACTCGACCAGCAATACCAGCAGTTCTGCACCCATAACGGTCAGGTGTGGAACAGGTACAGGGCCAGGTTGGCGGATGCGTCGTCGAGGTTGGCTCCGTGGCCGTCGCCACCGTCGATCACCAACAACACCGAGTCGGTCCAGCCGGTTCGCACGGACACATCGGTTTCTGGTTCGTCGGCATCGTCAAGTGGTTGA
- a CDS encoding RND family transporter — protein MARWPWVVIGCWALLALVLPMTVPSLTEMTQRHPVAILPADAPSSVAAKKISQAFHEAGSENVLIVLLTDDKGLGPADETVYRTLVDRLRRDTKSVVMLQDFLSTPPLHELLASKDGKAWILPVGLAGELGTPTSYQAYVHVAAIVKQALEGAAGSSLQANLTGPASTVADLTDAGARDRTSIELAIAVLLLIILIIIYRNPITMLLPLITIGASLLTAQAVVSGVSVLTGLAVSNQMIVLLSAMIAGAGTDYAVFLISRYHDYVRLGSGSAQDAGRAVRQALTSLGKVIAASAATVGITFLGMGFTKIGVFSTVGPALAIGIAVAFLAAVTLMPAILVLAGPRGWVAPRRDRAGAFWRRTGVRIVRRPVAYLSASMVILIALALCASLVRFNYDDRKQLPASDQSSVGYAALERHFPVNQTIPEYLLIQSPHDLRTPRALADMAELAQRVSQIPGIALVRGVTRPTGKPLEETSATYQAGMVGKQLGSASHMISESTGDLNRLASGAGLLADKLGDVRTQVGQAVAGINGLLDSLASVQKMFGGGKTLGEVDTAGKLVSSMRALGNTLGINFSASMNNINWVGAVVIALDASMLCDTNPLCADARAQFHKLLTASEDGTLDNIANLWKQLGSTQSAQTVGATINGLEKTLTAVNRSLRSLGLDNPSAMRSKLIGLQNGTNDLASAGRQIADGVAVLVDQTKTMGTSLGRASAFLTEMGQDASQPSMAGFNMPPQLLNTEDFKKLAKTFISPDGHSVRYFIQTDLNPFSSAAMDQVNTILNVAKGAQPNTTLSDASIYLSGYTVTLRDTRDYYDRDLRLIVIVTIIVVLLILMALLRSIVAPLYLVGSVIVSYLSALGLGVLVFQVLLRQQLHWSVPGLAFVVLVAVGADYNMLLASRLRDESSHGVRASVIRTVRSTGGVITAAGLIFAASMFGLLFASIGTVVQAGFVLGSGILLDTFIVRTITVPAVAALLGRASWWPARPWQQGAADDDSATTKTVFDAVTDASPES, from the coding sequence GTGGCACGGTGGCCGTGGGTTGTGATCGGCTGCTGGGCCCTGCTTGCGCTGGTGCTCCCGATGACGGTGCCGTCGTTGACGGAGATGACTCAGCGTCATCCCGTCGCGATTCTGCCCGCCGACGCGCCGTCGAGCGTCGCAGCCAAAAAGATCTCCCAGGCGTTCCACGAGGCCGGCTCGGAAAACGTATTGATCGTGCTGCTGACCGACGACAAGGGGTTGGGACCGGCCGACGAAACCGTGTACCGCACGCTGGTGGATCGGCTGCGGCGGGACACCAAAAGCGTTGTGATGCTGCAGGACTTCCTCAGCACGCCGCCGTTGCATGAGCTGCTCGCCAGCAAGGACGGCAAGGCGTGGATTCTGCCGGTCGGCCTGGCCGGCGAGCTCGGCACGCCCACGTCCTACCAGGCGTATGTACACGTCGCGGCCATCGTGAAACAGGCCTTGGAAGGCGCAGCCGGATCGTCACTCCAGGCCAACTTGACGGGGCCAGCGTCCACCGTCGCTGACTTGACCGACGCCGGAGCGCGAGATCGCACGTCGATTGAGCTGGCGATTGCCGTCTTGTTGCTGATCATCCTGATCATCATCTATCGCAACCCGATCACCATGTTGTTGCCGCTGATCACGATCGGCGCATCGTTGCTGACCGCGCAGGCCGTGGTATCCGGCGTCTCAGTGCTGACTGGCCTGGCTGTGTCCAACCAGATGATCGTGTTGCTGTCTGCGATGATCGCCGGTGCGGGAACCGATTACGCGGTGTTCCTCATCAGCCGCTATCACGACTACGTCCGGCTGGGTTCTGGCTCGGCGCAGGATGCGGGTCGCGCCGTGCGACAAGCACTGACATCCCTCGGCAAGGTGATCGCCGCGTCGGCGGCGACCGTAGGCATCACGTTCCTCGGGATGGGCTTTACCAAAATCGGAGTGTTCTCCACAGTCGGTCCGGCACTGGCGATTGGGATCGCGGTAGCGTTCCTGGCCGCGGTGACCCTGATGCCGGCCATCCTGGTGCTCGCCGGGCCGCGTGGCTGGGTCGCACCGCGGCGTGACCGCGCCGGCGCATTCTGGCGGCGAACCGGGGTGCGGATCGTGCGCCGCCCGGTGGCCTACTTAAGCGCGAGCATGGTCATTTTGATTGCGCTGGCCCTGTGCGCCAGCCTCGTTCGCTTCAATTATGACGATCGCAAGCAGTTGCCGGCCTCGGACCAGAGCTCTGTCGGGTATGCCGCCCTGGAACGCCATTTCCCGGTCAACCAGACGATTCCGGAATACCTGCTGATCCAATCGCCGCACGATCTGCGCACGCCTCGTGCCCTTGCCGACATGGCTGAGCTGGCGCAACGGGTGAGCCAGATTCCGGGTATCGCCCTGGTCCGCGGGGTCACCCGGCCCACCGGAAAGCCGCTTGAAGAGACCAGCGCGACGTATCAGGCGGGCATGGTCGGCAAACAGCTAGGCAGTGCGTCCCACATGATCAGCGAAAGCACCGGAGACTTGAACCGACTGGCCTCGGGCGCTGGCTTGTTGGCAGACAAGCTCGGCGACGTACGCACCCAAGTCGGCCAGGCCGTCGCCGGCATCAATGGGCTGCTCGACAGTCTGGCGTCCGTGCAGAAGATGTTTGGTGGCGGTAAGACGTTGGGCGAGGTCGACACCGCCGGCAAGCTTGTCTCGAGCATGCGTGCCCTGGGCAACACGCTGGGGATCAACTTCTCAGCCTCGATGAACAACATCAACTGGGTCGGCGCCGTGGTCATCGCCCTCGATGCCAGCATGCTGTGCGACACCAACCCCCTCTGCGCCGATGCGCGCGCCCAGTTCCACAAGCTGCTCACCGCATCCGAAGACGGAACCCTGGACAATATCGCTAACCTGTGGAAGCAGTTGGGGTCCACGCAGTCCGCGCAGACCGTGGGCGCCACGATCAACGGTCTGGAGAAAACGCTGACCGCCGTTAATAGGTCGCTGCGCTCCTTGGGGCTGGATAATCCGAGTGCGATGCGCTCGAAGTTGATCGGCTTGCAAAACGGCACCAACGACCTCGCGAGCGCCGGCCGTCAGATCGCCGACGGTGTAGCGGTGCTCGTCGACCAAACCAAGACGATGGGCACCAGTCTGGGCCGGGCGTCGGCCTTTTTGACAGAGATGGGCCAAGACGCGTCACAACCGTCCATGGCCGGATTCAATATGCCGCCGCAGCTGCTCAACACGGAAGATTTCAAAAAACTCGCTAAGACTTTCATCTCGCCGGACGGCCATTCGGTGCGGTACTTCATTCAAACTGACCTCAACCCGTTCAGCAGCGCGGCCATGGATCAGGTCAACACGATCCTCAACGTTGCCAAGGGCGCCCAGCCAAACACCACCCTGTCCGACGCGTCGATCTACCTCTCCGGCTATACCGTGACGCTTCGAGACACCCGCGACTACTACGACCGAGATCTGCGACTTATCGTCATCGTCACGATCATCGTTGTGCTTTTGATCCTCATGGCACTGCTGCGCTCGATAGTCGCGCCGCTGTACCTCGTCGGGTCGGTGATTGTCTCGTATCTGTCGGCGCTCGGACTCGGCGTCTTGGTGTTCCAGGTGCTATTGCGGCAGCAATTGCATTGGAGTGTGCCGGGATTGGCGTTCGTGGTGCTGGTCGCGGTGGGTGCGGACTACAACATGTTGCTCGCATCGCGGCTGCGTGACGAGTCGTCACACGGCGTGCGTGCCAGCGTCATTCGTACCGTACGTTCCACCGGTGGAGTCATCACCGCGGCGGGCCTTATCTTCGCCGCATCGATGTTTGGTCTGCTGTTCGCCAGCATCGGAACCGTCGTGCAGGCCGGCTTCGTGCTCGGGTCCGGAATCTTGCTCGACACTTTCATTGTCCGCACTATTACCGTGCCTGCGGTGGCCGCTTTGCTGGGACGGGCGAGTTGGTGGCCCGCGCGGCCGTGGCAACAGGGCGCAGCCGATGATGACTCGGCAACGACGAAGACCGTGTTCGACGCCGTGACCGACGCCTCACCGGAAAGCTGA